CCTCAAGAAGACCATGTCCTGAGCGAAGCACTGCCGTAGATGGTCATCCACCATGGCATGGCCGCCGTATTTGACTACGATCCGCTGTCCGGCGAACTCCTCCAGCCAGGGCAGGGCTTCGATGAGCACCTGGGCCTTGCGGGCGTCCTCCAAGGCCTTTTCATCTCCGGCATCCTGCTCGTCTTCCGCCATCCTCTTCCCCTTCCTTATAACCATCTTCCGATCGCTGCAGCTCTTGGTGCCGCCTCTTAATCAGGTTTCCCGTCAGGTGTGGTACTCGGCATTGATGGTCACGTATTCGTGGGTCAGATCATCGGTCCATACCGTGGCCTGGCCGTCACCTTGTCCAAGGTCGATGTCGATATGGACCTCGGGAACGTGCAGGTCGACCAGCTCCGGGTCCTGGCCGGGACGGCCCCCCTGGCAAACCTTGATGCCGTTGAAGCTTACATCCACATGGGCCGGATCATAGGCCGCCGTCGCAACCGGCACTGTGCCCAGCGAGGACACCACTCGACCCCAGTTGGGATCCTCACCGGCCACCGCGCACTTGAGCAGCGTGGAACCGGAGACCGCCCTAGCGCAGGCAAGCGCCGCATCCTCGCTCTCGGCACCATCCACACGGATGCGAATCCGATGGCGGCTGCCCTCACCGTCCGCCACGATCCGATGGGCCAGGTCCGCACAGGCCTGAGCGAGCTTCTCCTGGAACTGGCCGGGGTCAGGCCGTATACCAGATGCCCCGGAAGCCATCAGCAGGACGGTGTCATTGGTGGACATGCATCCGTCCACATCGATCCGGTTGAAGCTGAGCCGGCAAGCCTCGGACAGGGCTTGACGTGCCTGCTCCGGCTCCAGAATGGCATCGGTGGTGATTACGCAGATCATGGTGGCCAACTGCGGGGCGATCATCCCGGAGCCCTTGACCATGCCGCCCAGCCGCCAGCCGGATCCGTCCAGGGCCACTGTCTTGGTGCAGGTGTCGGTGGTCAATATGGCCTTGGCGGCCTCTTCACCAGCCTCCTGGCTGGCCGACATCTTCTGGGCGGCCTGGTCGATGCCGGTCAATATGGAATCGAGATGAAGCAGATGGCCGATGATCCCGGTGGAGCAGACAGCGACCCGCTTGGTCGGCAGGCCCAGTTTCTCCCCTGTACGCTCGGCCATGGCTCTGGCCTGGTCCAGGCCCTCGGGACCGGTGCAGGCGTTGGCATTGCCGGAGTTGATGACCACCGCTCCAGCATGGCCTTCTTCAAGGATTCGGCTGGTCCAGATGACCGGAGCAGCCCGGAAACGATTGGGTGTGAAGACCCCAACAGCCGTGTCCATGGGTCCGCTGTTGACGACCAAGGCCAGGTTTCGGCGCTGTGAACCTCCCGGTCGATGGGCGATGGCGGTGCCGGTCCGGAAGCCTGCAGGATAGGTGATGCTCATGGTGCCACTCCTATGGTTGTCAGTCCGGTCTCCTCGGGCAGGCCCAGAGCCAGGTTTACGGCCTGGAGGGCCTGGCCTGCGGTGCCCCGGGTCAGGTTGTCGATGGCGGCGAAAGCGTAGAGGCGGTCGGCGCGCTGATCCACGGCGACTTGGATTTGAGCGCGGTTGGAACCATACACATCTGCCGTGGAGGGAAGCCTGCCCTCAGGCAGCAGATCGACAAACGGCTCCTCGGCATAAACCTCTTCCCAGACGGCGCGAATTTCAGCCATCCCCATGCTTTGCCCACGCGCGCTCAGCCGGGCCGAAACCACGGCCAGTATCCCGCGTGACATAGGAACCAGAACGGGAGTCAGCCCCAGGCGGATAGGTCCCCGGGACCCGTCGCTGTTGGGGTCCGCGGCTGCGGCCTTGCGCAGGTTCTGCAGAATTTCGGGTATATGCCGGTGGGTTCCTGCTACCGAGTAGGGATGGGCCGAATTGATGGCCTGGGCTGCCAGCAGGTCCATTCTGCCACTTGAGCGTCCAGCGCCCGAGTAACCGACAGCAAGGTCGGCCACCAGATCATCGGTCTGGACCAGTCCGGCGGCCAGGGCTGGCTGGAAGGCCAGAGTGACTGCTGTGACATTGCACCCAGGACCGGCGATCCGTCGGGTCCGCCCAAGCAACTGACGCTGACGACCCCCGCCCGGGTTGAGCAGCTCAGGCATCCCGTAGGTCCACGGGCTCGAGAAAGGTCCACCATAGTAGCTTTTCCAGTCGCCCGGGTCCTCCAACCGGTGGTCAGCACCCAGGTCGACCATCAACGATTGATTGTCCAGCTTGTCGGCCAGGGGACCCGAAGCCCCGTGAGGCAGGGCCAGAACCACCAGATCATGGCCAGCCAGTGTCTCCGGCTCAGTGTCCTGAATCTGCATGGAGGCCAGCGACTCAGGAAGATTGGGCGAGAATTCTCCCAGCAACCTGCCCGCTGAGCCATGGCCAGTGACCGTGCATACCTGAAAGGCAGGGTGGGCCGCTAATAGACGAATCATCTCCGAGCCGGCATACCCCGAAGCTCCCGCTACAGCCACTGTGTATTGCCGCATGAGTGCTCCCTTCGTCGGGCACAATCATACATACTCATGCAATAAAGCGCATATTTATGCAGTTCGGCGTGTCGTTATACCTCTGCCTTAACTGTGCAGCACTCTCTTCCGTGCGAAGGGGTCATAACCGGAATCCCGGTTGCGGATATATTCCATTTGCATGCTGGCCTTGTCCGCAGTCTCGGACCCGCATGTATCCTCCACAAAGGCCAGGGCCATATCGATGTCGGCCGAGATGCCCGAAGAGGTACGAAACCTTCCATCGACCACCCAGCGGGCATCCCTGATCCAGTCCACCCGTTCGCCAGTGCTGACGACCCAGTCAAAGGCCAGGTCATTGGAGGTCGCACGCCGACCATCCAACACACCGGTGGCCGCCAAGAGAGCCGAGCCTGTGCAGACCGTCATTACCTGCGGCGAACGAGTGGCCAGGCTTGCCAACTGGCCTATCCAGCAATCGTTCCCAACCAGGGCTCGCGTACCGGACCCGCCGTGTATCAGCAGAACCCCCTTGGGATCAACCTCTTCAGGCCCCATGGCTTCGACCCTGACACCGCCATCACCGACTTTCACACCGGGGCCGTCCAAGGAGAAAGCCGTACGCGGGCGTCATCAGTGTTGTCGAAAACCTCAAAGGGACCAAAAACATCCAAGGGTTCGAATCCATCGAGTACAACGATATTGACATCCAGAACCATTTGAATGAAGCTCTCCACCCCTGCAGACCTGCCACTCAACAACCCCACGGATGACAATGTCATCAACGTTTTGATCAATGGTGCCGCTCATGCCTATAGCAACCAGGATTCCCCACCCTCAATCACAGCCCGCATGCTATGGCCTCAACAGGTACCGGATCTTTCGCTGATACCGGCGGCACCTACACCTCAGGACCTTAAGAGTTCAGGCGCTGACACCGCCGCCATCGGAGCCTCCCCCGCCCGTCGAAGGCGACGGCATCATCTGCTGGTAGAAATCGTTTAGGGAAATCCCGTTGATCAGCAGCCAGATCCAAGCCAAGGTGAAGAGCAGGTTGATGATCAGGGCAGCCATGGCCAGCCCGTAACCCTTCATATGCAGGCGATGCGTCCGATACATGGAAATGCCGCCGAGCAGAGCTGGAATCACAGGCATGGGTAGGAAGAGAGCCATGAAGAAGGCGATGATCGCACAGGGATCCCAGTGACCGTAGACCGGATTTTGGGATGGATCGTTCAAATTGGGCATACCCTGGGGATACCAGCCTGGCGTGCCGCGATGATCCTGAGGATTCCCGGGATTCCCGCCGCGTCCAGGGGCCGGCTGCCCCGCCATGGGCATGGGTCGGTTGGCGGGGTTGCCCTGGGATGAATCGGACTCCTTGGCCTTGGGTTCCGGGTCTGGGCGACCGTATATGTACGGATTCCATCCAGGATAACGATCGGCACGCGCGCCGTACAGGGGTTGGTCGCCCCCATCATGATCCTGGCGGTCAGGTCCACCGGCTGTGCCCTGTTCTTGAGAATCCGTCATGTCCCTCGGTCCCCTTGATGCCCGGTCAGGCGCGCAGTATGGCGCCCAGACCAGCGGTCTTGTCCACGATGGCCTGGCGCAGGGATTCGCTGTCCTCGGACGTCAAAGTGCGGTCCGGGGCGCGGAAGGTGACTGCGAAGGCCAGCGATTTTGCATGCTCACCGATCTGATCGCCAGTGAAAACGTCGAACAGCTCGATGGATTCAAGACTAGACCCAGCCGCTTCTCTGATGGCGGAAGTCAGGTCGGCGGCCGAGACCGTGTCCGGCACGGTGAAGGCCAGATCCTGACGGACCGGCGGGAAGGTCGAGACAGGCTTGGCCTGCAGGGGGGTGTAGTCCAGGTGGTCCAGCACCATGTCCAGGCTCAGCTCGAAGGCGGCCGAGTGGGCAGGGAAGCCCAGAGCCTGATCAACCCGGGGATGCAGCTCGCCCACCATGCCGACGAGTGTGCCGTCATTGAGAACCAGCCTGGCGGCACGGCCTGGATGCCATTGGTCGGGCACCTGCTCGGCCGAGGGCTGCTCCAACCGATAGTCGGCGCCCAGCCTGTCCAGGACCCGCCGAGCCGATTCGACTGCATCGGTCCAGTCCACGTCCCTGGTGTCCTTGAGCCAGCCATCCTCCTGGGCGCGGCCGGTCAGCAGGGCCGCCACATGCAGTCGTTGCTCTGGCAGACCCTGGTCCAGGCGGGCCAGATCCTCATCGCTGGGCCGTACACCGCCCGGAAGGGTGGGCACCGCAGGAGCCTTGGGATCCCGACGGAAGACATAGCCGATCTCGAAGAGACGCACATCCGTGTTGCCACGCCGCAGGTTGCGCTCCACGGTGTTGGCCAGTGGCAGCAGCAGGTTCTGACGCAGGTAGGGCCTGTCAGCGGCCATGGGGTTGGCCAGCTCCACGCTGTTGACATGGACCTCGTCAGGATCCATACCGAAGGCCTTGAAATCATTGTCGCCGACGAATGGGTAATCCAGAACCTCGGTCAACCCATACTCGGCCAGGGTGTCGGCCACCCAACGGCGACGCTGCTGGCGATCGGTCAGGCCAACAGCACCGGACACCTTGGGTGATGGCACGGTGACGGGGATGCGGTCGTAGCCCACCAGGCGTGCCACCTCCTCGACCAGATCGCAGCCCTCACCCAGATCGGACCTCCAGGTTGGCGGGGTCACCGACAGCTTTCCGACCGGATCTCCCTGGACCGTGCAGCCGATGTCGCGCAGGATGTCCACGATGCGCTGGGGCTCCACTTCCAGACCGGTCAGCCGGGCCACCTCGCTGACAGCAAAGTCGATGACCGGCATGGGCTTGGTCTGATTCATGTCCAGCGGGGCATCCAGGTCCTGGCCACCGGCAAGACGATGCAGCAGATCAGCGGCCATGGCTGCGGCGGCCGGCTGCATCTGCGGATCGACCCCGCGTTCAAAGCGCTTGGAGGCCTCCGAGGGCAGCTTGTGGCGACGGGCCGTCCGTGCGATGGTCACTTGGTCGAAGTGGGCGGACTCGATCAGGATGTTACGCGTCTGATCGGTCACCTCTCCATACAGGCCGCCCATGACTCCGGCCAGTCCCAGGATTCGGGACCCCTCTTGCCCCTCGGGCGAGTCGGTGATGAGCAGATCTTCGGTGCTGAGCTCGCGATCCTTGCCATCCAGAGTGGTCAGATGCTCACCCTGCCTGGCCCTGCGGACGACGATGGGCCCGCTGAGCTTGTCCAGATCGTAGGCGTGCAGGGGCTGTCCA
The window above is part of the Bifidobacterium asteroides DSM 20089 genome. Proteins encoded here:
- the argJ gene encoding bifunctional glutamate N-acetyltransferase/amino-acid acetyltransferase ArgJ, which gives rise to MSITYPAGFRTGTAIAHRPGGSQRRNLALVVNSGPMDTAVGVFTPNRFRAAPVIWTSRILEEGHAGAVVINSGNANACTGPEGLDQARAMAERTGEKLGLPTKRVAVCSTGIIGHLLHLDSILTGIDQAAQKMSASQEAGEEAAKAILTTDTCTKTVALDGSGWRLGGMVKGSGMIAPQLATMICVITTDAILEPEQARQALSEACRLSFNRIDVDGCMSTNDTVLLMASGASGIRPDPGQFQEKLAQACADLAHRIVADGEGSRHRIRIRVDGAESEDAALACARAVSGSTLLKCAVAGEDPNWGRVVSSLGTVPVATAAYDPAHVDVSFNGIKVCQGGRPGQDPELVDLHVPEVHIDIDLGQGDGQATVWTDDLTHEYVTINAEYHT
- the argC gene encoding N-acetyl-gamma-glutamyl-phosphate reductase, which encodes MRQYTVAVAGASGYAGSEMIRLLAAHPAFQVCTVTGHGSAGRLLGEFSPNLPESLASMQIQDTEPETLAGHDLVVLALPHGASGPLADKLDNQSLMVDLGADHRLEDPGDWKSYYGGPFSSPWTYGMPELLNPGGGRQRQLLGRTRRIAGPGCNVTAVTLAFQPALAAGLVQTDDLVADLAVGYSGAGRSSGRMDLLAAQAINSAHPYSVAGTHRHIPEILQNLRKAAAADPNSDGSRGPIRLGLTPVLVPMSRGILAVVSARLSARGQSMGMAEIRAVWEEVYAEEPFVDLLPEGRLPSTADVYGSNRAQIQVAVDQRADRLYAFAAIDNLTRGTAGQALQAVNLALGLPEETGLTTIGVAP
- a CDS encoding DJ-1/PfpI family protein, with product MKVGDGGVRVEAMGPEEVDPKGVLLIHGGSGTRALVGNDCWIGQLASLATRSPQVMTVCTGSALLAATGVLDGRRATSNDLAFDWVVSTGERVDWIRDARWVVDGRFRTSSGISADIDMALAFVEDTCGSETADKASMQMEYIRNRDSGYDPFARKRVLHS
- a CDS encoding DUF4190 domain-containing protein, whose translation is MTDSQEQGTAGGPDRQDHDGGDQPLYGARADRYPGWNPYIYGRPDPEPKAKESDSSQGNPANRPMPMAGQPAPGRGGNPGNPQDHRGTPGWYPQGMPNLNDPSQNPVYGHWDPCAIIAFFMALFLPMPVIPALLGGISMYRTHRLHMKGYGLAMAALIINLLFTLAWIWLLINGISLNDFYQQMMPSPSTGGGGSDGGGVSA
- the pheT gene encoding phenylalanine--tRNA ligase subunit beta, translating into MPMVDIDWLKEHVQIPEDLTYEQLAKDLVRVGLEEEDIHQSTVTGPIVVGYVVDAEPEPQKNGKTINWCHVDVGEQYNAVDDQGRKVPRGIVCGAPNMAAGEKVVVTLPGAVLPGDFRIEPRKTYGHISDGMCASERELGLGSDHQGIILLRNYGFTPEQYEQLKPGDDAMALLHMNRPVLEINITPDRGYAFSYRGVAREYHHSTGAEYTDPVIELNKTVPPSAAQEDQAPLAVHVEDDNPIHGQPGCDRYYLRALTGCDPKAGTPSWMRRRLVRAGMRSISLPVDITNYVMLDLGQPLHAYDLDKLSGPIVVRRARQGEHLTTLDGKDRELSTEDLLITDSPEGQEGSRILGLAGVMGGLYGEVTDQTRNILIESAHFDQVTIARTARRHKLPSEASKRFERGVDPQMQPAAAAMAADLLHRLAGGQDLDAPLDMNQTKPMPVIDFAVSEVARLTGLEVEPQRIVDILRDIGCTVQGDPVGKLSVTPPTWRSDLGEGCDLVEEVARLVGYDRIPVTVPSPKVSGAVGLTDRQQRRRWVADTLAEYGLTEVLDYPFVGDNDFKAFGMDPDEVHVNSVELANPMAADRPYLRQNLLLPLANTVERNLRRGNTDVRLFEIGYVFRRDPKAPAVPTLPGGVRPSDEDLARLDQGLPEQRLHVAALLTGRAQEDGWLKDTRDVDWTDAVESARRVLDRLGADYRLEQPSAEQVPDQWHPGRAARLVLNDGTLVGMVGELHPRVDQALGFPAHSAAFELSLDMVLDHLDYTPLQAKPVSTFPPVRQDLAFTVPDTVSAADLTSAIREAAGSSLESIELFDVFTGDQIGEHAKSLAFAVTFRAPDRTLTSEDSESLRQAIVDKTAGLGAILRA